One part of the Quercus lobata isolate SW786 chromosome 7, ValleyOak3.0 Primary Assembly, whole genome shotgun sequence genome encodes these proteins:
- the LOC115953823 gene encoding nudix hydrolase 15, mitochondrial-like isoform X1, producing the protein MAYLVTQPCLTEEVWGSQTLQRLVKQLQYFNQLPRANEEIKKDCCGIGSDFGLFKSLEVKNDQSSCVNWRERRAAVLICLFEGQDGELRVILTKRPMKLSSHQGDVALSSGKVEKVDADDSTTALREANEEIGLEPNLVQVVATLETFISQAYLLGKEISDLYSILMKLMLFSMFQWRCFLYFSLDLESLTFRVWLVSNALEH; encoded by the exons ATGGCTTATCTTGTAACTCAACCATGCCTCACAGAAGAAGTCTGGGGAAGCCAAACACTCCAAAGACTTGTGAAGCAGCTTCAATATTTTAACCAATTACCTAGAgcaaatgaagaaataaagaagGATTGTTGTGGTATTGGCTCAGATTTTGGACTTTTCAAGTCACTGGAAGTCAAAAATGATCAGTCTTCTTGTGTCAattggagggagaggagagcAGCAGTTTTGATATGCCTCTTTGAAGGCCAAGATGGTGAATTACGAGTTATTCTTACAAAGAGACCCATGAAATTGTCATCTCACCAAG GGGATGTAGCATTATCAAGTGGGAAAGTGGAGAAAGTAGATGCAGATGACTCTACTACTGCCTTAAGAGAAGCCAATGAAGAAATTGGCTTGGAACCTAATCTAGTTCAAGTTGTTGCCACTTTAGAGACTTTTATTTCCCAG GCCTACTTGTTAGGAAAGGAGATTTCAGACCTTTACTCAATATTAATGAAGTTGATGCTATTTTCAATGTTCCAATGGAGATGTTTCTTGTACTTCTCACTTGATCTTGAGTCATTAACTTTTAGGGTATGGCTTGTGTCCAATGCTTTGGAGCACTAG